The following proteins are co-located in the Gavia stellata isolate bGavSte3 chromosome 36, bGavSte3.hap2, whole genome shotgun sequence genome:
- the VDR gene encoding vitamin D3 receptor — METMAASTSLPDPAGEFDRNVPRICGVCGDRATGFHFNAMTCEGCKGFFRRSMKRKAMFTCPFNGDCKITKDNRRHCQACRLKRCVDIGMMKEFILTDEEVQRKREMILKRKEEEALKESLKPKLSEEQQKVIDILLEAHHKTYDPTYADFTKFRPPMRSNPSNREEARSSSILTQDLSSEDSTDLFGSDGFSTFPESVEPQMFSNLVLSEENDESSSMNIDFSHLSMLPHLADLVSYSIQKVIGFAKMIPGFRSLAAEDQIALLKSSAIEVIMLRSNQSFTLEDMTWTCGSNDFKYRISDVTQAGHSMDLLEPLVKFQVGLKKLNLHEEEHVLLMAICILSPDRPGVQDTSLVESLQDRLSEILQTYIRCRHPPPGSRLLYAKMIQKLADLRSLNEEHSKQYRCLSFQPEHSMQLTPLVLEVFGNEIS, encoded by the exons ATGGAGACCATGGCTGCTAGCACATCGCTGCCCGACCCAGCCGGCGAGTTCGACAGGAACGTGCCCCGTATCTGCGGCGTCTGTGGGGACAGAGCCACTGGCTTCCACTTCAACGCCATGACCTGCGAAGGCTGCAAGGGCTTTTTCAG GAGAAGCATGAAGAGGAAAGCGATGTTCACGTGTCCCTTCAACGGTGACTGCAAAATCACCAAGGACAACCGGCGGCACTGCCAGGCCTGCCGGCTGAAGCGCTGCGTGGACATTGGCATGATGAAAGAGT TCATCCTGACAGACGAGGAGGTTCAGAGGAAGCGAGAGATGATACTTAAGCGCAAGGAGGAGGAAGCGCTCAAGGAGAGCCTGAAGCCCAAACTctcagaggagcagcagaaagtcATCGACATCCTCCTCGAGGCTCATCACAAAACCTATGACCCCACGTACGCCGACTTCACCAAGTTTCGG cCTCCCATGAGAAGCAACCCCAGCAACAGGGAGGAAGCCAGGTCCTCCTCCATCCTCACCCAGGACTTGTCATCAGAGGACTCCACTGACCTCTTTGGCTCCGATGGCTTCAGCACGTTTCCAG AGTCTGTGGAGCCCCAGATGTTTTCAAACTTGGTCCTCTCCGAGGAGAATGATGAGAGCTCCTCCATGAACATTGACTTCTCCCACCTCTCCATGCTCCCGCACTTGGCCGACCTGGTCAGCTACAGCATACAGAAGGTGATCGGCTTTGCCAAAATGATCCCAGGATTCAG GAGCCTGGCAGCAGAGGACCAGATCGCCCTGCTGAAATCCAGCGCCATTGAGGTCATCATGCTGCGCTCAAACCAGTCCTTCACCCTCGAGGACATGACATGGACCTGCGGCAGCAATGACTTCAAGTACAGGATCAGTGATGTCACCCAAG ctggCCACAGCATGGACCTGCTCGAGCCACTCGTGAAATTCCAGGTTGGCTTGAAGAAGCTGAACCTTCACGAAGAAGAGCATGTGCTCCTCATGGCCATCTGCATCCTGTCCCCAG ATCGCCCAGGCGTACAGGACACCTCGCTGGTGGAATCCCTCCAGGATCGCCTTTCGGAGATCCTCCAGACCTACATCCGCTGCAGACACCCTCCTCCCGGCAGCCGCCTGCTCTACGCCAAGATGATCCAGAAGCTGGCCGACCTACGAAGCCTGAACGAGGAGCACTCCAAGCAGTACCGCTGCCTCTCCTTCCAGCCCGAGCACAGCATGCAGCTCACGCCGCTGGTGCTTGAGGTCTTCGGCAACGAGATATCCTGA